In Hermetia illucens chromosome 1, iHerIll2.2.curated.20191125, whole genome shotgun sequence, one genomic interval encodes:
- the LOC119661766 gene encoding altered inheritance of mitochondria protein 3 isoform X2 produces MFCNGYSTCGFNRKFYLAAFFILLRNITTIGYQVNTHQIVKRMELELCLDQFDIHRDTIIRTEESLSIGGKYIQGLNIETLEQCQHLCCETDGCDVFIFEGKNGGYCYLFECGPPENFRCKFTRHANYTSAVLTPIRHITTPTTTKPPPPPSVVASPPLHSQPHPQSSLSQHELELTNLKQKPDNIPSNENRSAKSTSTVPPAGASVIQSVTTPKNIQSSSSACRRFQFQCHSGECIAVYNACDGIPQCEDGSDEGPECPAGSPVVGKPSTGEKPEEIPNITLEQNTRTLTGNAMSSAVKVDPQTVPRLYPQSPNINNREDPMSAPSAWSNRKLQEPQDTEHNSRIFNHKGGLQIATNNVGQPYQNPIPNLYNSIQRDMYMQPDYQLPYRSPIIQPQDHMIPPQNINWQQPQLSQPLLTVGGPYISAVNGQPVPQVKAPVVQQTPPVNTPLPSGEQKDQTQQNTQANSAGTHSSGSKDKDKEVEHNIENSNESEEYEEYEEKSTEPPKKKQHRHRKPTEKEHKQKNRQNKTKTEKPIDTPLHEQLKMIRDDMEMEFIDHDGKSERPGGAVLSLTLGIIVTAALAVLVGCRMRTVSRRSRRSGKAPYAHDADFLVNGMYL; encoded by the exons ATGTTCTGCAATGGCTACTCGACTTGTGGTTTCAACAGGAAGTTTTATCTTGCTGCGTTTTTCATATTGCTGAGGAACATCACGACCATAGGATATCAAGTTAACACGCATCAGATAGTGAAACGCATGGAATTGGAGTTATGTTTGG ATCAATTCGATATTCATCGTGATACCATCATACGCACTGAAGAATCCTTATCCATTGGTGGTAAATACATCCAAGGTTTAAACATTGAAACATTAGAGCAATGCCAACACCTTTGCTGTGAGACGGATGGCTGTGACGTTTTCATTTTCGAGGGAAAG AATGGCGGTTACTGTTACTTATTCGAGTGCGGACCACCAGAAAATTTTCGATGTAAATTCACAAGACATGCCAACTATACCAGTGCTGTGTTGACACCAATTCGACACATTACGACACCCACCACAACAAAACCGCCACCGCCGCCTTCTGTTGTAGCTTCCCCACCGTTACATTCTCAGCCTCATCCGCAGTCAAGCCTCTCGCAGCATGAATTAGAACTTACAAATTTGAAGCAGAAACCCGACAACATCCCCAGTAACGAAAACCGCTCTGCTAAATCAACTTCAACAGTGCCTCCTGCAGGGGCTTCTGTAATCCAATCCGTTACTACTCCAAAAA ATATACAAAGTAGCTCCTCGGCTTGCAGAAGATTTCAATTTCAGTGTCATTCAGGAGAGTGCATTGCAGTTTATAATGCTTGTGATGGAATACCCCAATGCGAAGATGGCAGTGATGAGGGCCCCGAG TGTCCAGCTGGTTCACCAGTCGTTGGAAAGCCATCTACTGGAGAAAAACCGGAAGAAATTCCCAATATAACTTTAGAGCAAAACACTCGAACGTTGACAGGAAATGCCATGAGCTCTGCAGTGAAG GTGGATCCTCAAACTGTTCCCAGACTATATCCGCAATCGCCAAACATAAACAACAGGGAGGACCCTATGTCGGCGCCCTCCGCGTGGTCGAATCGCAAACTGCAAGAACCTCAAGACACAG AGCACAACAGTCGAATCTTTAATCATAAAGGGGGTCTTCAAATAGCAACTAATAACGTTGGGCAACCATACCAGAATCCAATCCCCAATTTGTACAATTCCATTCAAAGGGACATGTATATGCAACCAGACTACCAGCTTCCCTATCGCAGCCCGATTATTCAACCCCAAG ATCATATGATTCCGCCGCAAAATATCAATTGGCAACAACCCCAACTATCTCAACCTCTGCTAACTGTTGGAGGGCCGTACATATCTGCCGTGAATGGCCAACCCGTGCCACAAGTGAAAGCTCCGGTAGTGCAACAAACTCCGCCAGTGAACACGCCACTTCCTTCGGGAGAACAGAAAGATCAAACACAACAAAACACGCAGGCAAATTCGGCTGGTACACATTCAAGCGGTTCTAAGGATAAAGATAAAGAAGTCGAGCATAACATCGAAAATAGTAATGAATCAGAGGAATATGAAGAATATGAGGAAAAATCCACCGAACCACCAAAGAAA AAACAACACAGACATCGAAAACCAACGGAAAAGGAACACAAGCAGAAAAATCGGCaaaacaaaactaaaaccgaGAAACCAATTGATACGCCATTGCACGAACAGCTTAAAATGATAAGGGATGATATGGAGATGGAGTTTATAGATCACGATGGAAAATCAGAACGCCCGGGCGGGGCGGTGTTATCACTGACTTTAG GGATCATTGTTACCGCGGCGCTTGCTGTATTGGTAGGTTGCCGCATGAGGACAGTAAGCCGACGAAGTAGACGTTCTGGAAAGGCTCCATATGCCCACGATGCCGACTTCCTGGTGAATGGGATGTACTTATGA
- the LOC119661766 gene encoding altered inheritance of mitochondria protein 3 isoform X1: MFCNGYSTCGFNRKFYLAAFFILLRNITTIGYQVNTHQIVKRMELELCLDQFDIHRDTIIRTEESLSIGGKYIQGLNIETLEQCQHLCCETDGCDVFIFEGKNGGYCYLFECGPPENFRCKFTRHANYTSAVLTPIRHITTPTTTKPPPPPSVVASPPLHSQPHPQSSLSQHELELTNLKQKPDNIPSNENRSAKSTSTVPPAGASVIQSVTTPKNIQSSSSACRRFQFQCHSGECIAVYNACDGIPQCEDGSDEGPECPAGSPVVGKPSTGEKPEEIPNITLEQNTRTLTGNAMSSAVKQVDPQTVPRLYPQSPNINNREDPMSAPSAWSNRKLQEPQDTEHNSRIFNHKGGLQIATNNVGQPYQNPIPNLYNSIQRDMYMQPDYQLPYRSPIIQPQDHMIPPQNINWQQPQLSQPLLTVGGPYISAVNGQPVPQVKAPVVQQTPPVNTPLPSGEQKDQTQQNTQANSAGTHSSGSKDKDKEVEHNIENSNESEEYEEYEEKSTEPPKKKQHRHRKPTEKEHKQKNRQNKTKTEKPIDTPLHEQLKMIRDDMEMEFIDHDGKSERPGGAVLSLTLGIIVTAALAVLVGCRMRTVSRRSRRSGKAPYAHDADFLVNGMYL, translated from the exons ATGTTCTGCAATGGCTACTCGACTTGTGGTTTCAACAGGAAGTTTTATCTTGCTGCGTTTTTCATATTGCTGAGGAACATCACGACCATAGGATATCAAGTTAACACGCATCAGATAGTGAAACGCATGGAATTGGAGTTATGTTTGG ATCAATTCGATATTCATCGTGATACCATCATACGCACTGAAGAATCCTTATCCATTGGTGGTAAATACATCCAAGGTTTAAACATTGAAACATTAGAGCAATGCCAACACCTTTGCTGTGAGACGGATGGCTGTGACGTTTTCATTTTCGAGGGAAAG AATGGCGGTTACTGTTACTTATTCGAGTGCGGACCACCAGAAAATTTTCGATGTAAATTCACAAGACATGCCAACTATACCAGTGCTGTGTTGACACCAATTCGACACATTACGACACCCACCACAACAAAACCGCCACCGCCGCCTTCTGTTGTAGCTTCCCCACCGTTACATTCTCAGCCTCATCCGCAGTCAAGCCTCTCGCAGCATGAATTAGAACTTACAAATTTGAAGCAGAAACCCGACAACATCCCCAGTAACGAAAACCGCTCTGCTAAATCAACTTCAACAGTGCCTCCTGCAGGGGCTTCTGTAATCCAATCCGTTACTACTCCAAAAA ATATACAAAGTAGCTCCTCGGCTTGCAGAAGATTTCAATTTCAGTGTCATTCAGGAGAGTGCATTGCAGTTTATAATGCTTGTGATGGAATACCCCAATGCGAAGATGGCAGTGATGAGGGCCCCGAG TGTCCAGCTGGTTCACCAGTCGTTGGAAAGCCATCTACTGGAGAAAAACCGGAAGAAATTCCCAATATAACTTTAGAGCAAAACACTCGAACGTTGACAGGAAATGCCATGAGCTCTGCAGTGAAG CAGGTGGATCCTCAAACTGTTCCCAGACTATATCCGCAATCGCCAAACATAAACAACAGGGAGGACCCTATGTCGGCGCCCTCCGCGTGGTCGAATCGCAAACTGCAAGAACCTCAAGACACAG AGCACAACAGTCGAATCTTTAATCATAAAGGGGGTCTTCAAATAGCAACTAATAACGTTGGGCAACCATACCAGAATCCAATCCCCAATTTGTACAATTCCATTCAAAGGGACATGTATATGCAACCAGACTACCAGCTTCCCTATCGCAGCCCGATTATTCAACCCCAAG ATCATATGATTCCGCCGCAAAATATCAATTGGCAACAACCCCAACTATCTCAACCTCTGCTAACTGTTGGAGGGCCGTACATATCTGCCGTGAATGGCCAACCCGTGCCACAAGTGAAAGCTCCGGTAGTGCAACAAACTCCGCCAGTGAACACGCCACTTCCTTCGGGAGAACAGAAAGATCAAACACAACAAAACACGCAGGCAAATTCGGCTGGTACACATTCAAGCGGTTCTAAGGATAAAGATAAAGAAGTCGAGCATAACATCGAAAATAGTAATGAATCAGAGGAATATGAAGAATATGAGGAAAAATCCACCGAACCACCAAAGAAA AAACAACACAGACATCGAAAACCAACGGAAAAGGAACACAAGCAGAAAAATCGGCaaaacaaaactaaaaccgaGAAACCAATTGATACGCCATTGCACGAACAGCTTAAAATGATAAGGGATGATATGGAGATGGAGTTTATAGATCACGATGGAAAATCAGAACGCCCGGGCGGGGCGGTGTTATCACTGACTTTAG GGATCATTGTTACCGCGGCGCTTGCTGTATTGGTAGGTTGCCGCATGAGGACAGTAAGCCGACGAAGTAGACGTTCTGGAAAGGCTCCATATGCCCACGATGCCGACTTCCTGGTGAATGGGATGTACTTATGA